In Candidatus Eisenbacteria bacterium, a single window of DNA contains:
- a CDS encoding acylphosphatase, with protein MATRRQFRAIVKGRVQGVYFRATTVEEALALGLAGFARNLPDGSVEVVARGDAASLEKLIAFLRVGPRIAQVASVDIDWSDTTPAPDPFTVVR; from the coding sequence ATGGCGACGCGGAGACAGTTCCGGGCGATCGTGAAGGGGAGGGTCCAGGGGGTCTACTTCCGCGCGACGACGGTCGAGGAGGCGCTCGCCCTGGGTCTCGCCGGCTTCGCGCGGAATCTTCCCGACGGCTCGGTGGAGGTCGTCGCCCGAGGCGATGCCGCATCCCTGGAGAAGCTGATCGCCTTCCTTCGCGTCGGCCCCAGGATCGCGCAGGTCGCCTCGGTCGACATCGACTGGTCCGACACGACCCCGGCCCCCGATCCCTTCACGGTCGTGCGATAG